A stretch of Pelecanus crispus isolate bPelCri1 chromosome 3, bPelCri1.pri, whole genome shotgun sequence DNA encodes these proteins:
- the EPCAM gene encoding epithelial cell adhesion molecule translates to MKPLCGAALLLLLCAATCAQQTPCNCEKNNRVRNCRLLNGACWCDSLGFGASVNCSTLTSKCLLMKAEVMGSKSGRRDKPKDAIEDTDGLYDPECENTGVFKAKQCNGTTCWCVNTAGVRRTDKHDADLKCDRLVRTTWIIIEMKHAERNAPLNTESLKKFFKETITNRYMLDGRYITSVLYEKPYITIDLKQNSSDKSSGDVDIADVAYYFEKDVKGDSIFHNNQLNVSIDNEMLRFEKTVVYYVDEIAPEFSMKSLTPGLIAVIVVVIIAIVAGVVVLVFTRRRKGKYVKAEVKEMNEMHRGLNA, encoded by the exons ATGAAGCCGCTCTGTGGGGCAgcgctcctgctgctcctctgcgCCGCCACCTGCGCCCAGCAGACCC CGTGCAACTGCGAGAAGAACAACCGCGTCAGGAACTGCCGGCTGCTGAACGGCGCCTGCTGGTGCGACTCGCTCGGCTTCGGCGCGTCCGTGAACTGCAGCACCC TGACTTCAAAATGCCTGTTGATGAAAGCAGAAGTGATGGGCTCAAAATCAGGTCGTCGTGATAAACCAAAAGATGCAATTGAAGACACTGATGGCCTTTATGATCCCGAGTGTGAAAATACTGGTGTTTTCAAGGCGAAGCAGTGCAATGGAACCACCTGCTGGTGTGTAAATACAGCTGGTGTTAGAAGAACTGACAAACATGATGCAGACTTGAAGTGCGATCGATTAGTCAGAACGAC GTGGATCATCATTGAAATGAAACATGCTGAGAGGAATGCTCCTCTGAACACTGAATCTTTAAAGAA GTTCTTCAAGGAAACAATTACCAATCGTTACATGCTGGATGGACGCTATATAACTAGTGTTCTG TATGAAAAACCTTACATTACTATTGATTTGAAGCAAAATTCCTCAGACAAATCTTCTGGAGATGTGGATATAGCTGATGTGGCCTACTACTTTGAAAAAGAT GTAAAAGGTGACTCCATCTTTCATAATAACCAACTAAATGTCAGCATTGATAATGAAATGCTGCGTTTTGAGAAGACAGTGGTCTACTATGTTGATGAAATAGCACCGGAGTTTTCCATGAAGTCTCTGACTCCTGGCCTCATTGCTGTCAttgtagtagtaataatagcaATAGTTGCTGGAGTTGTTGTTCTG GTCTTcacaaggaggaggaaagggaagtaCGTGAAAGCAGAg GTAAAGGAAATGAATGAAATGCATAGAGGGCTGAATGCGTAG